A stretch of Rhodoferax potami DNA encodes these proteins:
- the mobA gene encoding molybdenum cofactor guanylyltransferase MobA, with protein MTPPGLSPQASAAAEGRVSQGAAPQARDLLTESAPAACAAAWTLSDITALVLAGGRGMRMGGVDKGLQPFQGVPLVQQALQRLAAQQAGVLAGVIVNANRNPDTYLALGEAIFGAGQVQVVPDRDTDFSGPLAGFQAGLDVCATPLMLTVPCDSPLFPLDLAQRLLAALVQAGADLAVAVAPETGRDGQVALRSQPVFCLMRTSLAPSLHDYLHSGGRKVEAWATSVQGVQVSFDAPGDDPRAFANANTLDELRQLES; from the coding sequence ATGACACCACCCGGCCTCTCTCCGCAGGCCTCCGCCGCGGCGGAGGGCCGGGTGTCGCAAGGCGCAGCGCCTCAAGCGCGCGACCTGTTGACTGAGTCTGCCCCCGCGGCCTGTGCCGCTGCTTGGACGCTGTCTGACATCACCGCGCTGGTGCTGGCAGGCGGCCGTGGCATGCGTATGGGCGGGGTGGACAAGGGCTTGCAGCCCTTCCAGGGTGTGCCCCTGGTGCAGCAGGCCTTGCAGCGCCTCGCTGCGCAACAAGCCGGTGTGCTGGCGGGCGTCATCGTGAATGCCAACCGCAACCCGGATACCTACCTCGCTCTGGGTGAAGCCATTTTTGGCGCCGGGCAGGTGCAGGTCGTACCCGACCGAGATACCGATTTTTCAGGCCCCTTGGCCGGCTTTCAGGCCGGGCTGGACGTGTGCGCCACCCCGTTGATGCTGACCGTGCCTTGCGATAGCCCGTTGTTCCCGCTGGATCTGGCGCAGCGCTTGTTGGCCGCTCTGGTGCAGGCCGGTGCAGATCTCGCAGTGGCAGTGGCCCCGGAGACCGGGCGCGATGGCCAGGTGGCCTTGCGCAGTCAGCCCGTGTTTTGTTTGATGCGCACCTCTTTGGCCCCCAGCCTGCACGACTATCTGCACAGCGGTGGTCGCAAGGTAGAGGCCTGGGCCACCAGTGTCCAAGGGGTGCAGGTTTCTTTCGATGCGCCGGGCGACGACCCGCGCGCTTTTGCCAATGCCAATACGCTGGACGAATTGCGCCAGCTCGAATCCTGA
- a CDS encoding ABC transporter permease — translation MKLSFFALGWRTLWRDVRSGELRLLILAVTLAVAALTAVGFFADRLQGGLQRDARQLLGGDAVISSDNKPPAAFEDRARELGLQVVHTLGFPTMARASDAQGGAAKLVALKTVEAGYPLRGTLRISPSPDTPDTPTKDIPAPGQAWVDAALLDAIGIQVGDPILLGDVQLKVGAILVIEPDRGGGFMNFAPRVMLNEADIAATGLIQPASRLSYRMAVAGPEAAVKTYVEWADAQVKGSVRGVRVESLESGRPEMSQTLDRANKFLSLVALLAALLSAVAVALAARAFAANHLDDCAMLRVLGLSQRTIASAYAFEFALVGLFASLLGVAVGFGVHYLFVALLAGLVSATLPAASIWPALLGIGMGLTLLMAFGLPPVLQLAQVPALRVIRRDVGNLRPASLGVLAIGVAGFAALLLTVSSDLTLGLIAVGGFAGAVLVFAGLGWLAVKLLRKAVNESTAPRWLVLATRQISARPMYTVVQVSALSVGLLALVLLVLLRTDLIASWRKATPPDAPNRFVINVMPEQSDAFQKALVDKGVAKFDWFPMIRGRLVAVNDKVVSPDDYTEDRAKRLVDREFNISHSAKNPQHNLIVGGKWTEEEAGAISVEEGIAKTLNLKLGDTLRFDVGGVQTEAKITSLRKVDWGSMRANFFVMFPVSTLKDVPSTYMGAFKAPETKGFDNSLVREFPNITNVDMSSTINQVQRVLDQVIRAVEFLFGFTLAAGLVVLFAAVTATREDRAREFAIMRAVGAGSSLLRQVQRTELAGVGLLAGFLASIVAAAVGWALARFVFEFDWTVQLWVPLVGALAGAVLALAAGWWGLRDVLRRPVVETLRRAAS, via the coding sequence TTGAAATTATCTTTTTTTGCGCTCGGTTGGCGCACTTTGTGGCGCGATGTGCGCTCCGGCGAACTGCGTTTGCTCATTCTGGCCGTCACACTGGCCGTGGCCGCGTTAACGGCGGTCGGCTTTTTTGCGGACCGGCTGCAGGGTGGCCTGCAGCGCGATGCGCGCCAGCTGCTCGGCGGGGATGCGGTCATCTCCAGCGACAACAAGCCGCCTGCTGCCTTTGAAGATCGCGCCCGCGAACTCGGTTTGCAGGTCGTGCACACCCTGGGCTTTCCCACCATGGCCCGCGCCAGCGATGCCCAAGGCGGGGCCGCCAAGTTGGTGGCACTCAAAACCGTCGAGGCCGGCTACCCGCTGCGCGGCACCCTGCGCATCAGCCCGTCACCCGACACCCCCGATACCCCAACCAAAGATATTCCTGCCCCCGGCCAAGCCTGGGTAGACGCTGCACTGCTGGACGCCATCGGCATTCAGGTGGGCGACCCGATTTTGCTGGGTGATGTGCAACTCAAGGTGGGCGCCATTCTGGTCATCGAGCCTGACCGCGGTGGCGGCTTCATGAACTTCGCGCCCCGTGTGATGTTGAACGAGGCCGATATTGCGGCCACCGGGCTCATTCAGCCTGCCAGCCGCTTGAGCTATCGCATGGCGGTTGCTGGCCCGGAGGCTGCTGTCAAAACGTATGTGGAGTGGGCGGATGCCCAAGTCAAAGGCAGTGTGCGCGGTGTGCGGGTGGAGTCGCTGGAAAGCGGCCGCCCCGAAATGAGCCAAACGCTGGACCGTGCCAACAAGTTCTTGAGTCTGGTGGCGCTGCTGGCCGCTTTGCTGAGCGCCGTCGCGGTAGCCTTGGCTGCCCGCGCCTTTGCCGCCAACCACCTGGACGACTGCGCCATGCTGCGGGTGTTGGGCTTGTCTCAGCGCACCATTGCCAGCGCTTACGCATTTGAGTTTGCGCTGGTGGGCCTGTTTGCCAGCCTCTTGGGTGTGGCCGTGGGCTTTGGCGTTCATTACTTGTTTGTGGCCTTGCTGGCAGGGCTGGTGAGCGCCACCTTGCCGGCGGCATCCATTTGGCCCGCACTGCTCGGTATCGGCATGGGCTTGACGCTGTTGATGGCCTTTGGCTTGCCGCCGGTGCTGCAGCTGGCCCAGGTGCCGGCATTGCGGGTGATCCGCCGCGATGTGGGTAATTTGCGCCCGGCATCTCTGGGAGTGCTGGCGATCGGTGTGGCCGGCTTTGCCGCCTTGCTGCTCACCGTCAGCAGCGATTTGACCCTGGGCCTGATTGCCGTGGGCGGCTTTGCCGGTGCGGTACTGGTGTTTGCAGGCTTGGGCTGGCTGGCGGTGAAATTGTTGCGCAAAGCCGTGAACGAGAGCACCGCGCCTCGCTGGCTGGTGCTGGCCACGCGCCAAATCTCAGCCCGCCCCATGTACACCGTGGTGCAGGTGAGTGCCTTGTCAGTGGGCTTGCTGGCGCTGGTGTTGCTGGTGCTGCTGCGCACCGACCTGATTGCCAGCTGGCGCAAAGCCACCCCGCCCGACGCGCCCAACCGCTTCGTGATCAACGTGATGCCCGAGCAGTCGGATGCGTTCCAAAAGGCGCTGGTCGACAAGGGTGTCGCCAAGTTTGACTGGTTCCCCATGATCCGTGGCCGGCTGGTGGCGGTGAACGACAAAGTCGTCTCCCCTGACGACTACACCGAAGACCGCGCCAAGCGCCTGGTGGACCGCGAGTTCAACATTTCGCACAGTGCCAAAAACCCGCAGCACAACCTGATCGTCGGTGGCAAATGGACCGAAGAAGAGGCCGGCGCCATCAGCGTGGAAGAGGGCATTGCCAAAACCCTGAACCTCAAACTCGGCGACACCCTGCGCTTTGATGTGGGTGGCGTGCAAACCGAAGCCAAAATCACCTCGCTACGCAAGGTGGACTGGGGCTCTATGCGGGCTAACTTCTTTGTGATGTTTCCGGTCAGCACCCTCAAAGACGTGCCCAGCACCTACATGGGCGCCTTCAAAGCGCCAGAGACCAAGGGGTTTGACAACTCCCTGGTGCGCGAATTCCCCAACATCACCAACGTCGACATGAGCAGCACCATCAACCAGGTGCAGCGGGTGCTGGACCAGGTGATCCGGGCGGTGGAGTTTTTGTTCGGCTTCACCTTGGCCGCGGGGCTGGTGGTGTTGTTTGCCGCTGTCACCGCTACCCGCGAAGATCGGGCCCGCGAGTTCGCCATCATGCGGGCGGTGGGCGCGGGCAGCAGCCTGCTGCGCCAGGTGCAGCGCACCGAGCTGGCGGGTGTCGGTTTGTTGGCGGGCTTTTTGGCTTCCATCGTCGCCGCTGCGGTGGGTTGGGCGCTGGCGCGCTTCGTGTTTGAGTTCGACTGGACGGTGCAGCTCTGGGTGCCCCTGGTAGGCGCACTGGCCGGTGCCGTACTGGCGCTGGCCGCCGGCTGGTGGGGTCTGCGCGATGTGCTGCGCCGCCCGGTCGTGGAAACCCTGCGCCGCGCTGCGAGCTGA
- the fdhD gene encoding formate dehydrogenase accessory sulfurtransferase FdhD: MRPDDLQAPLRSCAVDRWPQDGQTTDVLAAEVPVALEFNGISHAVMLATPQDLEAFALGFALTEGILDSAAQCYGIEVEPVQTDAVQGLAVKLDIAASCFQRLKSQRRSLAGNTGCGLCGVESLAALGPSLQVMPPQPWLAGLTVETLLRASRALPDHQPLNRACGALHAAAWVSPEGELLAVMEDVGRHNALDKLLGQRARDSRLQEPGFVFMTSRASHELIRKCVRMGVGAMAAISAPTDFAVDIAARSGLQLWGLVRGQRAVRYTR, encoded by the coding sequence ATGCGGCCTGACGATTTGCAGGCACCGTTGCGAAGCTGTGCCGTAGACCGTTGGCCGCAAGACGGCCAAACCACCGATGTGCTCGCTGCCGAAGTGCCGGTGGCGCTAGAGTTCAATGGCATTTCGCACGCGGTCATGCTGGCCACGCCACAGGACCTGGAGGCTTTTGCCCTCGGCTTTGCCTTGACGGAAGGCATTCTGGATTCGGCCGCCCAGTGTTATGGCATCGAGGTCGAGCCGGTGCAGACCGACGCGGTGCAAGGGCTTGCCGTCAAATTGGACATTGCGGCCTCGTGTTTTCAGCGGCTCAAGTCGCAACGCCGCAGTCTTGCCGGCAACACCGGCTGCGGGCTGTGCGGGGTGGAGAGCCTCGCCGCTTTGGGGCCCTCATTGCAAGTCATGCCACCGCAGCCGTGGCTGGCCGGCTTGACAGTCGAGACCTTGCTGCGCGCCTCCCGCGCGCTGCCCGATCACCAACCGCTGAACCGTGCCTGCGGCGCGCTGCATGCGGCCGCGTGGGTCAGCCCGGAAGGGGAGCTATTGGCCGTGATGGAAGACGTGGGCCGCCACAACGCGCTGGACAAGCTCTTGGGCCAGCGCGCCCGCGATAGCCGATTGCAGGAGCCCGGCTTTGTGTTCATGACCAGCCGGGCCAGCCATGAGCTGATCCGCAAATGCGTGCGCATGGGCGTGGGCGCCATGGCCGCTATTTCGGCCCCGACTGACTTTGCGGTGGATATTGCCGCGCGCAGCGGCCTGCAGCTGTGGGGCTTGGTGCGCGGGCAGCGGGCGGTGCGCTACACCCGCTAA
- a CDS encoding OFA family MFS transporter, which produces MSGILDKERIIAGPGFNRWLVPPAALAIHLCIGMAYGFSVFWLPLSKALGIKEAIKCGPEVGFWAQLFTTNCDWQISTLGWMYTLFFVLLGSSAAIWGGWLERSGPRKAGVVSAVCWCGGMLISALGIYTHQFWLMLLGSGVIGGIGLGLGYISPVSTLIKWFPDRRGMATGMAIMGFGGGAMIGSPLAADLMKYFATPTDMGVMQTFVVMALIYFVFMMAGAFGYRVPETGWKPAGWNPPPAQVNNAMITQKHVHVKKVWGIPQFWLIWMVLCMNVSAGIGVIGMASPMLQEVFGGTLIGVQAKFGELDKAQLAAIATVAAGFTALLSLFNIGGRFFWASLSDKMGRKITYIVFFVLGGLMYFSVPGSAAAGSIVLFVGAFCVILSMYGGGFATVPAYLADLFGTQMVGAIHGRLLTAWATAGVLGPVVVNYMREYQLGLGIPREQVYNQTMYILVGMLVVGLICNLLVRPLDNKWFMTDAELAAEKKLAHERAAASEVGTSTGGADTIPTWVVAFAWAAVGLPLAWGVYRTLLSVAKFFA; this is translated from the coding sequence ATGTCTGGAATTCTCGACAAGGAACGGATCATCGCTGGTCCCGGCTTTAATCGTTGGCTGGTACCGCCTGCCGCTCTCGCTATTCACTTGTGCATCGGCATGGCTTATGGCTTTTCCGTGTTCTGGTTGCCACTCTCCAAAGCACTGGGCATCAAAGAAGCCATCAAGTGCGGCCCCGAAGTAGGTTTTTGGGCACAGCTCTTCACCACCAACTGCGACTGGCAAATCTCCACCCTCGGTTGGATGTACACCCTGTTCTTCGTGTTGCTGGGTTCCAGCGCTGCGATCTGGGGCGGTTGGCTTGAGCGTTCGGGCCCCCGTAAGGCAGGCGTGGTGTCGGCGGTGTGCTGGTGCGGCGGTATGTTGATTTCCGCCCTCGGTATTTACACCCACCAGTTCTGGCTCATGTTGTTGGGCTCCGGCGTCATTGGCGGCATCGGTTTGGGCTTGGGGTACATCTCCCCCGTGTCCACACTGATCAAGTGGTTCCCGGACCGTCGTGGTATGGCCACCGGCATGGCGATCATGGGCTTTGGTGGCGGTGCCATGATCGGCTCCCCCCTCGCGGCTGACTTGATGAAGTACTTCGCCACCCCCACCGATATGGGCGTGATGCAGACCTTCGTGGTGATGGCGCTGATTTACTTCGTGTTCATGATGGCAGGTGCCTTCGGCTACCGCGTGCCTGAAACCGGCTGGAAGCCAGCAGGCTGGAACCCCCCACCCGCGCAAGTGAACAATGCCATGATCACCCAAAAGCACGTGCATGTGAAAAAGGTCTGGGGCATTCCCCAGTTCTGGCTCATCTGGATGGTGTTGTGCATGAACGTGAGTGCTGGTATCGGCGTGATCGGCATGGCTTCCCCCATGTTGCAAGAAGTGTTCGGCGGCACCTTGATCGGTGTGCAAGCCAAGTTCGGCGAGCTCGACAAAGCCCAGTTGGCAGCGATTGCCACCGTGGCAGCCGGCTTTACTGCGTTGCTCTCGTTGTTCAACATCGGCGGCCGCTTCTTCTGGGCCAGCTTGTCCGACAAGATGGGTCGCAAGATCACCTACATCGTGTTTTTCGTGTTGGGCGGCCTGATGTATTTCAGCGTTCCCGGCAGCGCAGCCGCAGGCAGCATCGTGCTCTTCGTGGGTGCTTTCTGTGTGATTTTGAGTATGTACGGCGGCGGCTTCGCCACAGTGCCTGCGTATCTTGCTGACTTGTTCGGTACCCAGATGGTGGGCGCGATCCACGGCCGTCTTTTGACTGCATGGGCGACTGCCGGCGTGTTGGGTCCAGTGGTGGTGAACTACATGCGCGAATACCAACTCGGCTTGGGCATTCCGCGTGAGCAGGTTTACAACCAGACCATGTACATCCTGGTGGGCATGTTGGTTGTGGGCCTGATTTGTAACCTGCTGGTTCGTCCGCTGGACAACAAGTGGTTCATGACCGACGCTGAGTTGGCTGCTGAAAAGAAACTGGCTCACGAACGTGCTGCCGCTTCTGAAGTCGGCACCAGCACTGGCGGTGCAGACACGATCCCCACCTGGGTGGTGGCATTTGCTTGGGCGGCTGTGGGCCTGCCTTTGGCATGGGGCGTGTACCGCACCTTGCTGAGCGTTGCCAAGTTCTTCGCTTAA
- the moeA gene encoding molybdopterin molybdotransferase MoeA: MHSLDDIARTLQGYDPQALRMADATTFIDRLVAPVQGTEVLPLRQCLGRVLAEDLISGMAVPAHDNSAMDGFAFNGEALQGQSTLTLRIAGTALAGKAWAGSLQPGECLKVMTGALLPAGLDTVVPHEMTTVEGDQVQLSAGRLRAGDNRRLRGEDLQLGGIALSKGELLAPAALGLAASLGLQSLTVVRRLKVAYLSTGDEVMSPGEPLREGAVFDSNRYTIASLLERLGCDVIELGVVRDEPVALEAAFRSAAGQADVIISSGGVSVGEADFTKAMMAKLGDVAFWRIAMRPGRPFALGRIGSTVLFGLPGNPVAVMVTFLSLVRPALLKMMGAHPKPQPLLQARSVEPLRKKAGRTEYQRGIVTASPDGQLQVRSTGNQGSGVLSSMVQANGLIVLGHEQGNLAAGELVSVMMFDGVI, from the coding sequence ATGCACTCGCTGGACGACATCGCCCGCACCCTGCAGGGTTACGACCCGCAGGCCTTGCGCATGGCGGATGCCACGACGTTTATCGACCGCCTGGTAGCGCCCGTGCAGGGCACCGAGGTCTTGCCGCTGCGCCAGTGCTTGGGCCGTGTGCTGGCCGAGGATTTGATTTCCGGCATGGCCGTGCCCGCGCACGATAACTCTGCGATGGACGGCTTTGCGTTCAACGGTGAAGCACTCCAAGGCCAGAGCACCTTGACGCTGCGCATCGCCGGCACCGCACTCGCCGGCAAAGCGTGGGCCGGTAGCTTGCAACCCGGCGAATGCCTCAAGGTGATGACCGGCGCTCTTTTGCCCGCTGGCTTGGACACCGTAGTACCCCATGAAATGACCACCGTGGAAGGTGATCAGGTCCAACTTTCCGCTGGCCGTTTGCGTGCCGGCGACAACCGCCGCCTGCGCGGTGAAGACCTGCAGCTCGGTGGCATAGCGCTATCAAAAGGAGAGCTGCTTGCGCCTGCTGCGCTTGGGCTGGCGGCCAGTTTGGGCCTGCAAAGCCTGACGGTGGTGCGCCGGCTGAAGGTGGCCTATCTTTCTACCGGGGACGAAGTAATGTCTCCCGGCGAGCCGCTGCGCGAAGGCGCAGTGTTTGACAGCAACCGCTACACCATTGCCAGCTTGCTGGAGCGACTGGGCTGCGACGTGATCGAGCTAGGGGTGGTGCGCGATGAGCCGGTGGCCCTTGAAGCCGCCTTCCGCAGCGCAGCCGGGCAGGCCGATGTGATCATCAGCAGCGGCGGTGTGAGCGTGGGCGAGGCCGACTTCACCAAAGCGATGATGGCCAAGCTGGGCGATGTGGCCTTTTGGCGCATTGCCATGCGGCCCGGCCGGCCCTTTGCGCTGGGCCGCATTGGCAGCACCGTGCTGTTCGGGCTGCCGGGTAACCCGGTGGCGGTGATGGTGACTTTTTTGTCGCTGGTGCGCCCGGCGCTGCTCAAGATGATGGGTGCCCACCCGAAGCCGCAGCCCTTGCTGCAGGCCCGCAGTGTGGAGCCCCTGCGCAAAAAAGCTGGTCGTACCGAGTACCAGCGCGGCATCGTGACGGCCAGCCCTGACGGGCAATTGCAGGTGCGCAGCACTGGTAACCAGGGTTCGGGCGTGCTGAGTTCCATGGTGCAGGCCAACGGCCTGATCGTGCTGGGGCATGAGCAAGGGAACTTGGCAGCCGGTGAGCTGGTCAGCGTGATGATGTTTGACGGCGTGATTTGA
- a CDS encoding methyl-accepting chemotaxis protein: MRLFNGPQRRVNAAARKFAASLSGSFSLDPHARIDVQGRSMPALRNGARTLNMDFALADEFTRETGLVATVFARDGSDFFRVTTSIRKQDGERAIGTPLDRSQPAYTDVLQGRSHTGYAIVFGKQYLTRYEPIKDGQGQVIGVLFVGLDVTSSPGMGLAASMAWRVSAVYGVVELLYLAANGQLGSLQEMGMSGFMLALLWVTTYSLMNHYVAQPLKAGHSASQRMASGDLTRQVHVGTSDDIGQVLMAMNSINVGLTLLIGKVRNASDVVAMGTNEIADGNVDLANRTEKQAGEVNAAASAVHQLTSTVAQTAEQTHKVNQLVTSVAGVASSGSQVVQDVVSTMGQISTSANKINDIIALIEGIAFQTNILALNAAVEAARAGEQGRGFAVVASEVRNLAKRSSTAAHEIKDLIAASVSNVSAGSQLVEKTRESMEEITSSIAEVVRYIEGIAHASQEQSAGIESVNRSISEIDQMTQQNAALVEEAAAAAMRMRDQSHTLTDAVNTFKTPA, encoded by the coding sequence ATGCGCTTGTTCAATGGCCCCCAGCGGCGTGTCAATGCCGCTGCCCGAAAGTTTGCTGCAAGCCTGAGCGGTAGCTTTTCGCTGGACCCGCATGCGCGGATCGATGTGCAAGGGCGCTCCATGCCGGCGCTGCGCAACGGGGCTCGCACCCTCAACATGGACTTCGCACTGGCCGATGAGTTCACCCGCGAGACTGGCCTGGTCGCCACGGTGTTTGCAAGGGATGGCAGCGACTTTTTCCGCGTCACAACCTCGATTCGCAAGCAGGATGGTGAGCGCGCGATTGGCACCCCGCTGGACCGCTCCCAGCCCGCCTACACCGACGTGCTGCAAGGCCGCTCCCACACCGGCTATGCGATTGTTTTCGGCAAACAGTACCTCACCCGTTACGAGCCGATCAAGGATGGCCAAGGGCAGGTGATTGGCGTCTTGTTTGTTGGCTTGGACGTGACATCGTCGCCGGGCATGGGGCTGGCAGCATCGATGGCCTGGCGTGTCTCAGCGGTCTATGGCGTGGTGGAGCTGTTGTACCTTGCGGCAAACGGCCAGCTCGGGAGTCTCCAGGAAATGGGCATGAGTGGCTTCATGCTCGCGCTGCTGTGGGTGACCACTTACAGCCTGATGAATCACTACGTGGCCCAGCCCTTGAAGGCCGGTCACTCCGCCTCGCAGCGTATGGCCTCGGGGGATTTGACACGGCAGGTCCATGTCGGTACCAGTGATGACATCGGGCAAGTGCTGATGGCCATGAACAGCATCAACGTGGGTTTGACCCTGCTGATCGGCAAAGTGCGCAATGCCTCTGATGTGGTCGCTATGGGCACCAACGAAATCGCCGATGGCAATGTCGATTTGGCCAACCGCACCGAAAAGCAAGCCGGCGAGGTGAATGCCGCCGCGAGTGCAGTGCATCAACTCACCAGCACCGTAGCCCAGACGGCAGAGCAGACCCACAAAGTCAACCAGTTGGTCACCAGCGTGGCGGGCGTTGCCAGCAGCGGCAGCCAGGTGGTGCAGGATGTGGTGAGCACCATGGGGCAAATATCCACCAGTGCCAACAAGATCAACGACATCATTGCCTTGATTGAAGGCATCGCTTTTCAAACCAACATCCTGGCCCTGAACGCAGCAGTCGAAGCCGCCCGCGCTGGCGAGCAGGGGCGGGGTTTCGCCGTCGTGGCCTCAGAGGTCCGCAACCTCGCCAAGCGTTCGTCCACCGCGGCCCACGAAATCAAGGACCTGATTGCAGCCTCGGTGAGCAACGTATCTGCGGGCAGCCAGCTCGTGGAAAAGACCCGCGAGTCGATGGAAGAAATCACCTCGTCTATTGCCGAGGTGGTCCGCTATATCGAGGGCATCGCTCACGCCAGCCAGGAGCAGAGTGCCGGTATCGAAAGCGTGAACCGGAGTATTTCAGAAATCGACCAGATGACGCAGCAAAACGCCGCGCTGGTCGAAGAGGCCGCCGCTGCCGCCATGCGCATGCGTGATCAATCTCACACGTTGACGGATGCCGTCAACACTTTCAAGACCCCAGCCTAA
- a CDS encoding FdhF/YdeP family oxidoreductase: protein MSEQKIELYDGPAGGWGALRSVGKALLRQDIPVKGAKTLLSANQPDGFDCPGCAWPDRNHGSTFEFCENGAKAVAAEATARRVTRDFFAQHSVAELALQSDFALEDHGRLTEPMVYDAQTDHYRPISWDDAFGLIAKHLNALPDPNQAAFYTSGRASNEAAFLYQLFVRQYGTNNFPDCSNMCHEPSGTGMRESIGVGKGTVTLDDFTQAEAIFIFGQNPGTNHPRMLGELRQAAKRGARIVSINPMRERGLERFADPQDKLEMATLGDTAISSHYFQLRIGGDFAFVKGMMKALVEWDDAGRQVLDHAFIAEHTTGFDSLLQDLRAESWELLEKESGLSAEHMRSAADVYAKAGSTIACWGMGITQHQNSVATIQMIVNLLLMRGNIGRPGAGPCPVRGHSNVQGDRTMGIWEHPPKALLQNLERVFGFTPPQEPGLGTVDTIRAMLDGQVKVFFALGGNFAAATPDTVQTWKALRQCDLTVHVTTKLNRSHIVHGRDALILPCLGRTEMDMQAGGLQGVTVEDSMSMVHISMGINPPAAPDLLSEPAIVARLAAATLGARSQTPWLWLVEDYSRIRDKIADVFVDFADFNTRVSVPGGFRLRNTASERVWITGPGKAVFKTHAVPVDTPLHQARQRKGDAKVFALMTTRSHDQYNTTIYGDDDRYRGVFGQRRVVFANEQDIRDLGMKAGDLIDFVTEWAGGDERRAEGFKLVAYNIPRGCVGAYYPETNPLVPLDSVAINAGTPTSKCIPVLMLPHKAAA from the coding sequence ATGAGCGAACAAAAAATTGAGTTGTACGACGGCCCGGCCGGTGGTTGGGGCGCATTGCGCAGTGTCGGCAAAGCGCTGCTGCGCCAGGACATTCCGGTCAAAGGCGCCAAAACGCTGCTGTCGGCCAACCAGCCGGACGGTTTTGACTGCCCGGGCTGCGCCTGGCCCGATCGCAACCATGGCTCGACCTTCGAGTTTTGCGAAAACGGCGCCAAAGCCGTGGCGGCAGAAGCCACCGCACGCCGGGTCACGCGTGATTTTTTTGCGCAGCACAGCGTGGCCGAGTTGGCTTTGCAGAGCGACTTTGCCTTGGAAGACCACGGCCGCTTGACCGAGCCTATGGTCTACGACGCGCAGACCGACCACTACCGCCCCATCAGCTGGGACGACGCTTTCGGCCTGATCGCCAAGCACCTCAACGCCTTGCCGGACCCGAACCAGGCCGCGTTCTACACCTCCGGGCGCGCCAGCAACGAGGCGGCGTTCTTGTACCAGTTGTTTGTGCGCCAGTACGGCACCAACAACTTCCCCGATTGCTCCAACATGTGCCACGAGCCCAGCGGCACCGGCATGCGCGAGAGCATTGGCGTAGGCAAGGGCACCGTTACGTTGGACGACTTTACGCAGGCCGAGGCCATCTTTATCTTCGGCCAAAACCCCGGCACCAACCACCCGCGCATGCTGGGTGAGTTGCGCCAAGCCGCCAAGCGCGGCGCACGCATTGTGAGCATCAACCCCATGCGCGAGCGCGGGCTGGAGCGCTTTGCCGACCCACAAGACAAGCTGGAAATGGCCACCCTGGGCGACACCGCCATCAGCAGCCACTACTTCCAGTTGCGCATAGGCGGCGACTTTGCGTTCGTCAAAGGCATGATGAAAGCCTTGGTCGAGTGGGACGATGCCGGGCGCCAGGTGTTGGACCATGCCTTTATTGCCGAGCACACCACCGGTTTTGACTCGCTTCTGCAGGATCTGCGCGCTGAATCCTGGGAGCTGCTGGAGAAAGAGTCCGGCCTGAGTGCTGAGCACATGCGCAGTGCGGCAGATGTGTATGCCAAGGCGGGCAGCACCATTGCGTGCTGGGGCATGGGCATCACCCAGCACCAGAATTCGGTGGCCACGATTCAGATGATCGTCAACCTGCTGCTCATGCGCGGCAACATCGGCCGCCCAGGCGCCGGTCCGTGCCCGGTGCGCGGCCACAGCAACGTGCAGGGCGACCGCACCATGGGTATCTGGGAGCACCCGCCCAAAGCGCTGTTGCAAAACCTCGAGCGCGTGTTCGGCTTTACGCCTCCGCAGGAGCCGGGCCTTGGCACGGTAGACACCATCCGCGCCATGCTGGACGGGCAGGTCAAGGTATTCTTTGCGCTGGGTGGCAACTTCGCCGCCGCTACGCCCGACACGGTGCAAACCTGGAAGGCGTTGCGCCAGTGCGATCTCACCGTGCACGTCACCACCAAGCTCAACCGCAGCCACATCGTGCACGGGCGGGACGCCCTGATCCTGCCCTGCCTGGGCCGCACCGAAATGGACATGCAAGCCGGCGGCCTGCAGGGCGTGACCGTGGAAGACTCGATGAGCATGGTGCACATTTCCATGGGCATCAACCCGCCTGCAGCCCCCGATTTGTTGTCGGAGCCAGCCATCGTGGCCCGCCTGGCGGCAGCGACCCTGGGTGCACGCAGCCAAACCCCTTGGTTGTGGCTGGTAGAAGACTACAGCCGTATCCGCGACAAGATTGCCGATGTGTTTGTGGACTTTGCCGACTTCAACACCCGCGTGAGCGTGCCAGGCGGCTTCCGCCTGCGCAACACCGCGAGCGAGCGGGTCTGGATCACAGGGCCCGGCAAAGCAGTGTTCAAGACCCACGCGGTGCCAGTGGACACCCCCTTGCACCAGGCGCGCCAGCGCAAGGGCGACGCCAAGGTGTTTGCCTTGATGACCACCCGCTCGCACGACCAGTACAACACCACGATTTATGGCGACGACGACCGCTACCGCGGCGTGTTCGGCCAGCGCCGGGTGGTGTTTGCCAACGAGCAAGACATTCGCGACCTCGGCATGAAAGCCGGGGACCTGATTGACTTTGTGACCGAGTGGGCCGGTGGCGATGAGCGCCGGGCCGAGGGTTTCAAGCTGGTGGCCTACAACATCCCCCGTGGTTGTGTCGGTGCCTACTACCCCGAAACCAACCCCCTGGTGCCGCTGGACTCGGTGGCCATCAATGCCGGCACACCCACCTCCAAGTGCATTCCGGTTTTGATGCTCCCTCACAAGGCCGCTGCATGA